One Curtobacterium herbarum genomic window carries:
- the purE gene encoding 5-(carboxyamino)imidazole ribonucleotide mutase yields the protein MTDTTAPAPLVSIIMGSDSDWPTMRPAAEILDELEIPFEADVVSAHRTPDKMVRFGRAAAGRGIRVVIAGAGGAAHLPGMVASLTTLPVIGVPVQLARLDGLDSLLSIVQMPAGIPVATMAINGSANAGLLAARIIGSSEPAVAERLAEYATRLEQVVERKAAALRDQL from the coding sequence GTGACCGACACCACTGCGCCCGCACCGCTCGTCTCGATCATCATGGGGTCCGACTCGGACTGGCCGACCATGCGCCCCGCCGCGGAGATCCTCGACGAACTCGAGATCCCCTTCGAGGCCGACGTGGTCTCGGCGCACCGGACCCCGGACAAGATGGTCCGCTTCGGCCGTGCGGCCGCCGGTCGGGGCATCCGCGTCGTCATCGCCGGTGCCGGGGGCGCCGCGCACCTCCCGGGCATGGTCGCGTCGCTCACGACGCTCCCGGTGATCGGTGTGCCCGTGCAGCTCGCGCGTCTCGACGGTCTCGACTCGCTGCTCTCCATCGTGCAGATGCCCGCCGGCATCCCCGTGGCGACGATGGCGATCAACGGGTCCGCGAACGCCGGCCTGCTCGCCGCGCGGATCATCGGGTCGTCCGAGCCCGCCGTGGCGGAGCGGCTGGCGGAGTACGCCACGCGTCTCGAGCAGGTCGTCGAGCGGAAGGCCGCCGCGCTGCGCGACCAGCTCTGA